The following are from one region of the Actinomyces sp. oral taxon 897 genome:
- the pgl gene encoding 6-phosphogluconolactonase, with protein MSTTSGTGAGARGADPAAATEAAAAALPAPTVRVLGDLAAAAHLAAQDTAEHLARAVSARGVAHLALTGGSAGQALAGLLAQVLPRRLGAGLGAVHVWLGDERFVPAGDPERNDLLAAALLDAGLGDGNLHAVRGPERVADVEASARALEADLDRWLGPPGTGRLDVVHLGLGPDAHVCSLFPGHRAALAQGTRAVAVRDSPKPPGQRVSLTFTALQAARCVMVVAGGAAKARSAALGLGRPDVRRAPASCGRGRQTRWYLDEAAASLLR; from the coding sequence GTGAGCACCACGTCAGGTACCGGCGCGGGGGCGCGCGGCGCCGACCCCGCCGCGGCCACTGAGGCCGCAGCCGCCGCGCTCCCGGCCCCCACCGTCCGTGTCCTGGGCGACCTCGCCGCCGCCGCGCACCTGGCCGCCCAGGACACGGCCGAGCACCTGGCCAGGGCGGTGTCCGCCCGGGGCGTGGCCCACCTGGCCCTGACCGGCGGCTCGGCGGGCCAGGCCCTGGCCGGCCTCCTGGCCCAGGTCCTGCCCCGACGCCTGGGCGCGGGGCTGGGGGCCGTGCACGTGTGGCTCGGTGACGAGCGCTTCGTGCCTGCCGGGGACCCGGAGCGCAACGACCTGCTGGCCGCGGCCCTGCTCGACGCGGGGCTGGGGGACGGCAACCTCCACGCCGTGCGCGGCCCGGAGCGGGTCGCCGACGTGGAGGCCTCCGCCCGGGCCCTGGAGGCGGACCTGGACAGGTGGCTCGGCCCGCCCGGGACCGGGCGCCTGGACGTGGTCCACCTGGGCCTGGGGCCGGACGCCCACGTGTGCTCCCTGTTCCCGGGCCACCGCGCCGCCCTGGCCCAGGGGACGCGCGCCGTCGCCGTGCGCGACTCCCCCAAGCCGCCCGGCCAGCGGGTCTCCCTGACCTTCACGGCCCTCCAGGCGGCACGCTGCGTCATGGTGGTCGCCGGGGGCGCGGCCAAGGCGCGCTCGGCCGCCCTGGGGCTGGGCAGGCCCGACGTCCGGCGGGCCCCGGCCTCCTGCGGCCGCGGTCGGCAGACCCGGTGGTACCTCGATGAGGCCGCCGCGTCCCTGCTCCGCTGA
- a CDS encoding alpha/beta hydrolase, whose protein sequence is MIPCSAQTHSVGSLALAGLAALGAATAFSTRRPDLGPAFHLVSPELRAPLLVLGHGPTQAPEPAPSRRRRGSTMTMGRVFPRGLGHPCIVMCPDRAVRTWFYETPERGEKGPTGVLVWFHGGGMISGSPAQDHPWCSRIAYELGLLVISVDYRLAPQHPFPAGLDDAFDVVTWVHEHAQDLGVDPRRIAVGGASAGGGIAAALAQRAHDAGVPLALQLLVYPMLDCTTGAGGVEVPGRGDFVWTAHQNVEAWKAYLGHSASEPETRPYASPVQREDLRGLARAWVGVGDLDLFYAEDLAYADRLAQAGNRVTVRTEPGMYHGADYIPWAAAMREFRADALRSLREAVAA, encoded by the coding sequence ATGATCCCGTGCTCGGCGCAGACCCACTCCGTCGGCTCCCTCGCCCTGGCCGGGCTGGCCGCCCTGGGGGCGGCGACGGCGTTCAGCACCCGCCGCCCTGACCTGGGGCCCGCCTTCCACCTGGTCTCCCCCGAGCTCCGCGCCCCGCTGCTCGTCCTGGGGCACGGGCCCACGCAGGCCCCCGAGCCTGCCCCCTCCAGGCGGCGACGGGGCTCGACCATGACCATGGGCAGGGTCTTCCCCCGAGGCCTGGGGCACCCCTGCATCGTCATGTGCCCGGACCGGGCGGTGCGCACCTGGTTCTACGAGACCCCCGAGCGCGGCGAGAAGGGGCCGACCGGGGTCCTGGTGTGGTTCCACGGTGGCGGCATGATCTCGGGCTCCCCCGCCCAGGACCACCCGTGGTGCAGCCGGATCGCCTACGAGCTGGGGCTGCTGGTCATCTCGGTGGACTACCGCCTGGCCCCGCAGCACCCCTTTCCCGCGGGGCTCGACGACGCCTTCGACGTCGTGACCTGGGTGCACGAGCACGCCCAGGACCTGGGCGTGGACCCCCGGCGTATCGCCGTGGGCGGGGCCAGCGCGGGGGGCGGTATCGCCGCGGCGCTGGCCCAGCGCGCCCATGACGCGGGGGTGCCGCTGGCCCTCCAGCTCCTGGTCTACCCCATGCTGGACTGCACCACCGGGGCCGGTGGCGTGGAGGTGCCCGGGCGCGGCGACTTCGTGTGGACCGCGCACCAGAACGTCGAGGCCTGGAAGGCCTACCTCGGCCACTCCGCCAGCGAGCCGGAGACGCGCCCCTACGCCTCCCCGGTCCAGCGCGAGGACCTGCGGGGCCTGGCTCGGGCGTGGGTCGGTGTCGGTGACCTCGACCTCTTCTACGCCGAGGACCTGGCCTACGCCGACAGGCTCGCCCAGGCCGGTAACAGGGTGACGGTCAGGACGGAGCCGGGGATGTACCACGGCGCCGACTACATCCCCTGGGCGGCCGCCATGCGTGAGTTCCGCGCGGACGCGCTCAGGTCGCTGCGTGAGGCCGTGGCCGCCTAG
- the zwf gene encoding glucose-6-phosphate dehydrogenase, translated as MPISATAPQGVNPLLDSRDLRLPRIADPCVLVMFGITGDLARRKLLPAVYDLAGRGLLSPAFCLVGVGRRDWDDEAMRSYVAQAVRSGARTPWRPAVWEQLAAGMRFVTLSSFDDAAAYARLTQVVEDLDARRGTGGNRAFYLSIPPGWFPTVTQQVAACGLVEEAPGAWRRVIIEKPFGHDRASAAELDTLVGRIVRPDDVFRVDHYLGKETVQNILALRFANTMLEPLWNHRYVDHVQITMAEDIGIGTRAGYYDTIGSARDVIQNHLLQLLALTAMEEPTSMTAAAVRAEKEKVLASVRLERRGELDLDATTARGRYDAGFQGGVPVKGYLEEDGVAPGSRTETFAAIRLEIANRRWSGVPFYLRTGKRLARRVTEVAVVFERPPFLPFDGAATAGVGANTIVLRIQPDEGVTMRLASKVPGSHMELRDVSMDFGYGGTFNEESPEAYERLILDALLGDAPLFPHQREVDLSWRILDPVIDRWAAAGEPDGYRPGSWGPASAHQLLARDGRTWRRS; from the coding sequence ATGCCCATCTCCGCCACCGCACCGCAGGGTGTCAACCCCCTGCTCGACTCCCGCGACCTGCGTCTGCCGCGTATCGCGGACCCCTGCGTCCTGGTCATGTTCGGCATCACCGGGGACCTGGCCAGGCGCAAGCTCCTGCCCGCCGTCTACGACCTGGCCGGCCGCGGCCTGCTCTCCCCCGCCTTCTGCCTGGTGGGGGTGGGGCGGCGCGACTGGGACGACGAGGCCATGCGCTCCTACGTGGCCCAGGCGGTCCGCTCCGGGGCCCGCACGCCCTGGCGCCCGGCCGTCTGGGAGCAGCTGGCCGCCGGGATGCGCTTCGTCACCCTGAGCTCCTTCGACGACGCCGCCGCCTACGCCCGCCTGACCCAGGTGGTGGAGGACCTCGACGCCAGGCGCGGTACCGGCGGCAACCGGGCCTTCTACCTGTCCATCCCACCGGGCTGGTTCCCGACCGTCACCCAGCAGGTGGCCGCCTGCGGGCTGGTGGAGGAGGCGCCGGGCGCCTGGCGGCGGGTCATTATCGAGAAGCCCTTCGGCCACGACCGCGCCTCCGCCGCCGAGCTGGACACCCTGGTCGGACGTATCGTGCGCCCTGACGACGTCTTCCGGGTGGACCACTACCTGGGCAAGGAGACCGTCCAGAACATCCTGGCGCTGCGCTTCGCCAACACCATGCTCGAGCCGCTGTGGAACCATCGCTACGTCGACCACGTCCAGATCACCATGGCCGAGGACATCGGCATCGGCACGCGCGCTGGCTACTACGACACCATCGGCTCGGCCCGCGACGTCATCCAGAACCACCTTCTCCAGCTGCTGGCACTGACGGCCATGGAGGAGCCGACCTCCATGACCGCTGCGGCCGTGCGCGCGGAGAAGGAGAAGGTTCTGGCCTCTGTGCGCCTGGAGCGCCGCGGCGAGCTGGACCTGGACGCCACGACCGCCCGTGGGCGCTACGACGCCGGGTTCCAGGGCGGCGTCCCCGTCAAGGGGTACCTCGAGGAGGACGGCGTCGCCCCCGGCTCGCGCACCGAGACCTTCGCGGCCATCCGCCTGGAGATCGCCAACCGCCGCTGGTCGGGTGTGCCCTTCTACCTGCGCACCGGCAAGCGCCTCGCCCGCCGTGTGACCGAGGTCGCCGTCGTCTTCGAGCGGCCGCCCTTCCTGCCCTTCGACGGCGCCGCCACCGCCGGGGTGGGCGCCAACACGATCGTCCTGCGGATCCAGCCCGACGAGGGCGTCACCATGCGCCTGGCCTCCAAGGTCCCCGGCTCCCACATGGAGCTGCGTGACGTGTCCATGGACTTCGGCTACGGCGGCACTTTCAACGAGGAGTCCCCCGAGGCCTACGAACGGCTGATTCTCGACGCCCTCCTCGGCGACGCCCCGCTGTTCCCCCACCAGCGGGAGGTGGACCTGTCCTGGCGGATCCTGGATCCGGTCATCGATCGGTGGGCCGCCGCAGGCGAGCCCGACGGATACCGGCCGGGCTCGTGGGGACCGGCGTCGGCCCACCAGCTCCTCGCCCGCGACGGCCGTACCTGGAGGCGCTCATGA
- the gndA gene encoding NADP-dependent phosphogluconate dehydrogenase has protein sequence MSETTSLTPQRESADIGVVGLGVMGANLARNLARHGHEVAVFNRTTARTQRLMERYAQEGTFVPSERLADFTASLRRPRVAVVMVQAGDATQAVIDQLADLLEPGDIVVDAGNTLYTDTRRREAALRERGLHLVGMGVSGGEEGALLGPSIMPGGSAHSYERLGPILESVAATAPDGTPCVTHVGPDGAGHFVKMVHNGIEYADMQLIAEAYDLLRRVGGLSVPEVAGVFRSWRGSELDSYLIDVTAEVLERVDPATGEPFVDVVVDAAGQKGTGAWTTQTALDLGVAVPAIGEAAFARAVSSSPGPRAAVRAARIDPGTTSVPSPAGRDTFVDAVRAALYGSKIAAYAQGFDEIAAASARYGWDVSLGDMARIWRAGCIIRARFLDDITRAYRQDPHLVSLLTAPGLLQGLQASLPAWREVVATAARSGVPAPAFCASLAYVDQLRSPRLPAALIQGQRDFFGSHTYHRVDDPEGVYHVLWATPGRAEERWDR, from the coding sequence ATGAGCGAGACCACCAGCCTCACCCCCCAGCGCGAGAGCGCCGACATCGGCGTCGTGGGCCTGGGCGTCATGGGTGCCAACCTGGCTCGCAACCTGGCCCGTCACGGCCACGAGGTCGCCGTGTTCAACCGGACCACGGCACGCACCCAGCGCCTCATGGAGCGCTACGCCCAGGAGGGGACCTTCGTCCCGTCCGAGCGCCTCGCCGACTTCACCGCCTCCCTGCGCCGCCCGCGCGTGGCGGTCGTCATGGTCCAGGCCGGCGACGCCACCCAGGCCGTCATCGACCAGCTCGCCGACCTCCTGGAGCCGGGGGACATTGTCGTGGACGCGGGCAACACCCTCTACACCGACACCCGGCGCCGCGAGGCCGCCCTGCGGGAGCGCGGCCTGCACCTGGTGGGCATGGGCGTCTCCGGAGGCGAGGAGGGCGCCCTCCTGGGGCCCTCGATCATGCCCGGGGGGAGCGCGCACTCCTACGAGCGCCTCGGCCCGATCCTGGAGTCCGTCGCCGCCACCGCGCCCGACGGCACGCCCTGCGTGACCCACGTGGGGCCCGACGGCGCCGGGCACTTCGTCAAGATGGTCCACAACGGCATCGAGTACGCCGACATGCAGCTCATTGCCGAGGCCTACGACCTCCTGCGCCGGGTGGGCGGGCTGAGCGTGCCGGAGGTGGCCGGGGTCTTCCGCTCCTGGAGGGGCTCCGAGCTCGACTCCTACCTCATTGACGTCACCGCCGAGGTCCTGGAGAGGGTGGACCCGGCCACCGGCGAGCCCTTCGTGGACGTGGTGGTGGACGCCGCGGGCCAGAAGGGCACCGGCGCCTGGACCACCCAGACCGCCCTGGACCTGGGCGTGGCCGTGCCCGCCATCGGCGAGGCCGCCTTCGCCCGGGCCGTCTCCTCCAGCCCGGGGCCGCGCGCCGCCGTGCGCGCCGCCCGGATCGATCCCGGGACCACCAGCGTCCCCAGCCCCGCCGGGCGTGACACCTTCGTGGACGCCGTGCGCGCCGCCCTCTACGGCTCCAAGATCGCCGCCTACGCCCAGGGGTTCGACGAGATCGCCGCCGCCAGCGCGCGGTACGGCTGGGACGTGAGCCTGGGGGACATGGCCCGGATCTGGCGTGCCGGCTGCATTATCCGGGCCCGCTTCCTGGACGACATCACCCGCGCCTACCGCCAGGACCCCCACCTGGTCAGCCTGCTCACCGCCCCGGGCCTCCTCCAGGGCCTCCAGGCGTCCCTGCCGGCCTGGCGCGAGGTCGTGGCCACCGCCGCCAGGTCGGGCGTGCCCGCCCCGGCCTTCTGCGCCTCCCTGGCCTACGTGGACCAGCTGCGCTCACCCCGCCTGCCCGCCGCCCTCATCCAGGGCCAGCGCGACTTCTTCGGCTCGCACACCTACCACCGCGTGGACGACCCCGAGGGCGTCTACCACGTCCTGTGGGCCACGCCGGGGCGCGCCGAGGAGAGGTGGGACCGGTAG
- a CDS encoding glucose-6-phosphate dehydrogenase assembly protein OpcA — protein MITTLTATTTDEIVSVLLTQEGAAGSSRVLTLVIDTCAADLEEALTAAHGASRDHPSRVVAVVAPGDPRAGAGLPGAAVPPASTAHAGHDAGGGHLDAEVRLGHHAGAGETVVLRPFGEAARHTDTLVVPLLLPDVPVVTWWPGPFPAVPAQAPLGRLAHARITNTPAQADPAAALASLAAVHTPADTDLAWTRITLWRAMVASVLDPALRRQAVEHVVVAGEPGNSSVRLMAAWLHLRLGLPVSRTDVAGIRGIASITTRTTEGDITITRQDPDRVVITRPGRGQPEAVTMARREPVTTLNEELRRLAPDLVYQEVLASLEQGPGKGEPR, from the coding sequence ATGATCACCACCCTCACCGCCACGACCACCGACGAGATCGTCTCCGTGCTCCTGACCCAGGAGGGGGCGGCCGGATCCAGCCGGGTCCTGACCCTCGTCATCGACACCTGCGCCGCCGACCTGGAGGAGGCCCTGACGGCCGCCCACGGGGCCAGCCGCGACCACCCCAGCCGGGTCGTCGCCGTCGTGGCCCCCGGGGACCCCCGGGCCGGTGCCGGTCTCCCCGGCGCCGCCGTCCCGCCCGCCAGCACCGCCCACGCCGGGCACGACGCGGGGGGCGGGCACCTCGACGCCGAGGTCCGCCTGGGCCACCACGCCGGCGCCGGGGAGACCGTGGTCCTGCGGCCCTTCGGGGAGGCGGCCAGGCACACGGACACCCTCGTGGTGCCCCTCCTGCTGCCCGACGTCCCCGTGGTCACCTGGTGGCCGGGCCCCTTCCCCGCCGTGCCCGCCCAGGCGCCGCTGGGCCGCCTCGCCCACGCCCGGATCACCAACACCCCGGCCCAGGCCGACCCGGCCGCGGCGCTGGCCTCCCTGGCGGCGGTGCACACCCCGGCGGACACCGACCTGGCCTGGACCCGTATCACCCTGTGGCGCGCCATGGTGGCCTCCGTCCTGGACCCCGCCCTGCGCAGGCAGGCGGTAGAGCACGTCGTCGTGGCCGGCGAGCCGGGCAACTCCTCGGTACGCCTCATGGCCGCCTGGCTGCACCTGCGCCTGGGGCTGCCGGTGAGCCGGACGGACGTCGCGGGCATCCGCGGTATCGCCTCCATCACCACGCGCACCACCGAGGGCGATATCACCATCACCCGCCAGGACCCCGACCGCGTCGTCATCACCAGGCCGGGGCGGGGCCAGCCGGAGGCCGTCACCATGGCCCGGCGCGAGCCGGTCACCACCCTCAACGAGGAGCTGCGGCGCCTGGCCCCGGACCTGGTCTACCAGGAGGTCCTGGCCTCCCTGGAGCAGGGGCCCGGGAAGGGGGAGCCCCGGTGA
- a CDS encoding helix-turn-helix domain-containing protein, which produces MVELYQAGCTVKELAQRFGFHRQTVARHLKRAGLRLRTDIADESFRQRVRQAYAAVGTIKGTARQLGVSRSTVQKVVRGE; this is translated from the coding sequence ATGGTGGAGCTATACCAGGCCGGCTGCACGGTCAAGGAGCTCGCTCAGCGGTTTGGCTTCCATCGGCAGACCGTGGCTCGTCACCTGAAGCGTGCTGGTCTGAGGCTGCGCACCGACATCGCCGATGAGTCCTTCCGCCAGCGGGTTCGCCAGGCCTACGCCGCTGTCGGGACGATCAAGGGCACGGCGAGACAGCTCGGGGTCAGCAGGAGCACGGTGCAGAAGGTGGTGCGGGGAGAGTAG
- a CDS encoding RNA-binding S4 domain-containing protein produces MTTQQALGNGPVSVRVDVWLWSVRQARSRSAATAACRAGHVRVNGETAKPAQHVRVGDEVRYRVDGFDRFLRVRALLRKRVGAPLARTAYEDFSPPRPSPLDAPAAIIRPRGAGRPTKKERRQLDALMGGGRHPGRSSG; encoded by the coding sequence ATGACTACCCAGCAGGCCTTGGGCAACGGGCCGGTGAGCGTCCGGGTGGACGTGTGGCTGTGGAGCGTGCGGCAGGCCCGCTCTCGCTCCGCGGCCACCGCCGCCTGCCGGGCCGGGCACGTGCGGGTCAACGGTGAGACCGCCAAGCCGGCCCAGCACGTGCGGGTGGGCGACGAGGTGCGCTACCGGGTGGACGGGTTCGACCGCTTCCTGCGGGTGCGTGCTCTCCTGCGCAAGCGCGTGGGGGCGCCGCTGGCCCGGACGGCCTACGAGGACTTCTCCCCGCCACGCCCCTCGCCCCTGGACGCCCCCGCGGCCATTATCCGCCCCCGTGGCGCGGGGCGGCCCACCAAGAAGGAGCGCCGCCAGCTGGACGCCCTCATGGGAGGGGGCCGCCACCCGGGTCGGTCATCCGGCTGA
- a CDS encoding helix-turn-helix domain-containing protein, which translates to MSGTSPKPPISSAAGEFGARVRARRRELGLSQEALAEGSELHWTFIGQVERGQRNLSLHNILRVARVLDVDPGELVRGLRG; encoded by the coding sequence GTGTCTGGTACCTCGCCCAAGCCGCCCATCTCGTCTGCTGCCGGCGAGTTCGGGGCGCGGGTGCGTGCCCGACGCCGGGAGCTGGGGCTGTCCCAGGAGGCCCTGGCCGAGGGCAGCGAGCTGCACTGGACGTTCATTGGCCAGGTCGAACGCGGCCAGCGCAACCTGTCCCTGCACAACATCCTGCGTGTCGCCCGTGTCCTGGACGTGGATCCGGGGGAGCTGGTACGGGGGTTACGTGGGTGA
- a CDS encoding HAD family hydrolase, which produces MTPAPLPPRLVNALPRTVDLRLVVSDMDGTLLDGDGCLPAGLHEVLARMREHGVLFAPASGRQLGNLQELLGEIVAQGPVIAENGTIVADGPRVIYTNTMPAPAVRQAVLATRRLFEQGYDVGIVVSGVERAYVERRDERFMEQVRRFYASCQEVDDLLTIDLDNVVKAATFDFQDVERGSSQALMSAVTGVQVMAAGIHWTDMISYTASKGLALRALQEAHGITPAQTAVFGDYLNDLGLYDYADLSFAMENAHPGIQAVANYTAPANTDDGVLRTISELLRRTPPGVGPRPQGPGTGPAARRPRPHAAT; this is translated from the coding sequence ATGACGCCTGCCCCCCTTCCACCTCGCCTGGTTAACGCCCTGCCCCGGACGGTGGATCTCCGGCTCGTGGTCAGTGACATGGACGGGACGCTCCTGGACGGCGACGGCTGTCTGCCCGCCGGCCTGCACGAGGTGCTGGCGCGCATGAGGGAGCACGGGGTCCTGTTCGCCCCCGCCTCCGGACGCCAGCTGGGGAACCTCCAGGAGCTCCTGGGGGAGATCGTGGCCCAGGGGCCCGTGATCGCCGAGAACGGCACCATTGTCGCCGACGGCCCCAGGGTCATCTACACCAACACCATGCCCGCTCCCGCCGTGCGCCAGGCCGTGCTGGCCACACGGCGGCTCTTTGAGCAGGGCTACGACGTCGGCATCGTCGTCTCAGGCGTGGAGCGGGCCTACGTGGAGCGCCGTGACGAGCGCTTTATGGAGCAGGTCCGCCGCTTCTACGCCTCCTGCCAGGAGGTGGACGACCTGCTGACCATTGACCTGGACAACGTGGTCAAGGCGGCCACCTTCGACTTCCAGGACGTGGAGAGGGGCAGCTCCCAGGCCCTCATGTCCGCCGTCACCGGCGTCCAGGTCATGGCCGCCGGGATCCACTGGACTGACATGATCTCCTACACCGCCTCCAAGGGCCTGGCCCTCAGGGCCCTCCAGGAGGCGCACGGCATCACCCCTGCCCAGACGGCCGTCTTCGGGGACTACCTCAACGACCTGGGCCTGTACGACTACGCCGATCTCTCCTTCGCCATGGAGAACGCGCACCCCGGTATCCAGGCCGTCGCCAACTACACGGCCCCGGCCAACACCGACGACGGCGTCCTGCGCACCATCTCCGAGCTCCTGCGTCGCACCCCGCCCGGGGTCGGGCCCCGTCCCCAAGGCCCTGGGACAGGGCCGGCAGCTAGGCGGCCACGGCCTCACGCAGCGACCTGA
- a CDS encoding helix-turn-helix domain-containing protein: protein MAQGELQRTVGANLRAWRHARGLSQEAFAEVLGVHRTYMGGVERGERNLTLRSLERIAEVLEVDPRKLLEPVG, encoded by the coding sequence ATGGCCCAGGGAGAACTCCAGCGGACGGTGGGCGCGAACCTGCGCGCCTGGCGCCACGCCCGCGGCCTGAGCCAAGAAGCCTTCGCCGAGGTCCTGGGCGTGCACCGCACCTACATGGGCGGTGTCGAGCGAGGCGAGCGCAACCTCACCCTGCGCAGCCTGGAACGCATCGCCGAGGTACTGGAGGTGGACCCCCGGAAGCTGCTGGAACCGGTGGGGTGA
- a CDS encoding HNH endonuclease family protein: MASTTPPHPARHPAPLRRLAAALCLSLPVLALPLAGVPTGAAHPVAQVLSVPSPTPSAGWDERGDMVMGAQDALAALDALPADNPAATSWGEGGRLSWFGQSWEDVDGDGCDTRNEILARDLTSPDFSRSQGIQDRSQGAGQGAAGCPNATVWSGTLHDPYTGRDISFRRGQDTSGAVQIDHVIPLNYLYAHGAWAWDQRTRLLVANDPLNLLAVDGPANNAKGACGPATCPAGSTERGNWNPAKGGGWWPPNDAYRCQYAQHFVTVAATYQLGLPEADRKSLRSALSDCAAGGDGAPFPGHQIQQLVEAVLGDSWISALTAAGLSALGVGLIMRVRRRLGRGSGRR; this comes from the coding sequence ATGGCCTCTACCACCCCGCCCCACCCTGCGCGCCACCCGGCCCCGCTGCGCCGCCTGGCAGCGGCCCTCTGCCTCAGCCTCCCGGTCCTGGCCTTGCCGCTGGCAGGCGTCCCCACGGGGGCGGCCCACCCGGTGGCCCAGGTCCTCTCGGTCCCCTCACCCACTCCGTCGGCGGGCTGGGACGAGCGCGGCGACATGGTCATGGGCGCCCAGGACGCCCTGGCCGCCCTCGACGCGCTCCCGGCTGACAACCCGGCGGCGACATCCTGGGGCGAGGGGGGCAGGCTGAGCTGGTTCGGCCAGTCCTGGGAGGACGTGGACGGTGACGGCTGCGACACGCGCAACGAGATCCTGGCCCGGGACCTGACGAGCCCGGACTTCTCCCGCTCCCAGGGGATCCAGGACCGCAGCCAGGGGGCCGGTCAGGGCGCGGCGGGCTGCCCCAACGCGACCGTGTGGTCCGGGACCCTCCACGACCCCTACACGGGGCGCGACATCAGCTTCAGGCGGGGGCAGGACACCAGCGGTGCCGTCCAGATCGACCACGTCATCCCCCTGAACTACCTCTACGCCCACGGCGCGTGGGCCTGGGACCAGCGCACCCGGCTCCTGGTGGCCAACGACCCCCTCAACCTCCTGGCCGTGGACGGCCCGGCCAACAACGCCAAGGGGGCCTGCGGGCCGGCGACGTGCCCGGCAGGCTCCACGGAGAGGGGGAACTGGAACCCGGCCAAGGGGGGCGGCTGGTGGCCGCCGAACGACGCCTACCGCTGCCAGTACGCCCAGCATTTCGTGACGGTGGCCGCCACCTACCAGCTGGGACTGCCGGAGGCGGACAGGAAGTCACTGCGCTCGGCCCTCAGTGACTGCGCGGCCGGAGGCGACGGCGCCCCCTTCCCGGGCCACCAGATCCAGCAGCTGGTGGAGGCGGTCCTGGGCGACTCCTGGATCTCGGCCCTGACGGCCGCGGGGCTGTCGGCGCTCGGCGTGGGGCTGATAATGCGGGTCCGCCGCAGGCTGGGGCGTGGCAGCGGGCGCCGCTAG